The Actinomycetota bacterium genome has a window encoding:
- a CDS encoding class II aldolase/adducin family protein, translated as MLQRGLVAGTSGNVSARIDEERVCITPSSVAYETMTLEDLTVIDLEGEQLEGERHASSEKALHTHVYRAYPEIQAVIHTHPIYATMFAVARQPIPPVIDEFTMYVGGEVPVCEYAMSGTAELADNATAQLAAVGAALLANHGLVSVGPTLDTALHIAGLVERAAHIVWGARSLGELHPLPSEINDNFTALYRYMRNNPPV; from the coding sequence ATGCTGCAGCGCGGTCTGGTCGCGGGGACCTCGGGCAACGTGTCGGCCCGGATCGACGAGGAGCGGGTCTGCATCACCCCATCCTCGGTCGCCTACGAGACGATGACCCTCGAGGACCTGACCGTGATCGACCTCGAGGGGGAGCAACTCGAGGGTGAGCGCCACGCATCATCCGAGAAGGCACTGCACACCCACGTGTACCGCGCCTACCCCGAGATCCAGGCCGTCATCCACACGCACCCCATATACGCCACGATGTTCGCCGTTGCGCGCCAGCCCATCCCACCCGTGATCGACGAGTTCACGATGTACGTCGGCGGCGAGGTGCCGGTCTGCGAGTACGCGATGAGCGGCACCGCCGAACTCGCCGACAACGCCACGGCACAGCTCGCTGCGGTGGGAGCGGCGCTCCTGGCGAACCACGGGCTGGTCTCGGTCGGGCCAACGCTCGACACGGCCCTGCACATCGCCGGACTCGTCGAGCGGGCGGCCCACATCGTGTGGGGCGCACGGTCGCTCGGCGAGCTGCATCCGCTGCCGTCCGAGATCAACGACAACTTCACCGCCCTGTACCGCTACATGCGCAACAATCCCCCGGTGTAG
- a CDS encoding 3-phosphoglycerate dehydrogenase yields the protein MTSRPHALVLAPFRGGGLARLEARCEVTLDPWIDHTPIKLHDTDELAARIEQLGATILVCEADEVAGPVLEQPLAVVAATRGDPTNVDIPTATARGIPVLHAPGRNADAVAELTVALLLAAARRVTAADRDVRAGEIYKDGSLPYQRFRGWELAGRTAAIVGYGAIGRALAWRLAGLGMVVLTYDPYADDATHADLDAMLAEADVVSLHAPVTEDTRGMFDERRFARLRGGAIFLNAARADLHDHDALVAALADGRLGAAGLDHFTNEYLAPDDPLCGFDNVVLTPHIGGATYDTEANHSAMIADDILALLDGGTPRHCANPEVLT from the coding sequence GTGACGTCACGCCCCCACGCCCTGGTGCTCGCGCCGTTCCGCGGCGGAGGCCTGGCTCGGCTCGAGGCTCGCTGCGAGGTCACCCTGGACCCCTGGATCGATCACACCCCGATCAAGCTCCACGACACGGACGAGCTCGCCGCCCGGATCGAACAGCTCGGCGCCACGATCCTGGTCTGCGAGGCGGACGAGGTGGCGGGTCCAGTGCTGGAGCAGCCGCTGGCGGTCGTGGCTGCCACACGGGGCGATCCCACCAACGTGGACATCCCCACCGCCACAGCGCGCGGCATCCCGGTCCTTCACGCCCCGGGCCGCAACGCCGACGCGGTCGCCGAACTGACCGTCGCGCTGCTGCTGGCCGCGGCCCGACGTGTGACGGCGGCCGACCGCGACGTCCGAGCGGGCGAGATCTACAAGGACGGCTCGCTGCCGTACCAGCGCTTCCGGGGCTGGGAGCTGGCGGGGCGCACCGCCGCGATCGTGGGCTACGGCGCGATCGGCCGCGCGCTCGCCTGGCGGCTCGCAGGTCTCGGCATGGTCGTGCTCACCTACGACCCCTACGCGGACGACGCGACACACGCGGATCTCGACGCGATGCTCGCCGAAGCGGACGTCGTGAGCCTCCACGCGCCGGTCACCGAGGACACGCGGGGGATGTTCGACGAGCGCCGCTTCGCACGACTGCGGGGCGGCGCCATCTTCCTCAACGCCGCACGTGCCGACCTGCACGACCACGACGCGTTGGTGGCGGCGCTCGCGGACGGTCGTCTCGGTGCAGCCGGGCTCGATCACTTCACGAACGAGTACCTGGCGCCCGACGACCCGCTGTGCGGCTTCGACAACGTGGTGCTCACCCCGCACATCGGCGGCGCGACCTACGACACCGAGGCCAACCACTCCGCGATGATCGCCGACGACATCCTCGCGCTGCTCGACGGCGGGACACCACGGCACTGTGCCAATCCGGAGGTGCTCACGTGA